One Glycine max cultivar Williams 82 chromosome 1, Glycine_max_v4.0, whole genome shotgun sequence genomic window, aaatatgtgTAGACTACTTTAAGCATATTTATTTCTAACCATAACTTTAAGAAAATTGACAATTTATATGATTTatcttttaaacattttttgtattttatattatattttgtacaTATGTATACAAAGTCGTGTGTACCATAAAACTTCATTGTCTAATACTTATTACGGAATGTGACAAAAGATGCAAGTCATTAATGCATTTCTTttttactgcatttttaattcGATAATAATACTTCTCCGTGAATATTTCCTTTCTGTCGTCTTGACTAATGACTAGTGCGATGGAAATCAAGCCAGGTTCCATTCATTGCAATTTGATTTAATCAACCATCGATTAGTAGTAATTATTCTAATAATCGCAACCAAAGTTATCCCAGAAATATAAAAGTTAGTTGTTATAAataatatgcatgtgaattaacTAAAATTCCTAACTCAACTTATTTACTATAAcgtatagtttaaaaaaaaaaagagagagaaaattaatACGCTGCTGTGTCGTATGAATGCAAGAATTCGTGCATATGTATTTCACACGAAAAGCATACTGATATTATAAAACATACTACCCCACATACGCACGTACTGTTCTCTCACATGATCAACAAAACATGGGCTCACGAAGGCCCAAAAGGAAAGTCCAGCCCGTAGGGTTATATTGAAGAGGCCTGGCCTTTGTTTCCTTTATGTTAAAAGTCCAGATActgataataaataataaaaggtaAAAACTATAATCAACACTAAGCTATTCCTCTCTCTTTTTGGTTTGGACCAATTAATTAGATTAAGGCTACCTATTACTATATTTTCATTCGTCCCTTCCACTGCTGTGGTTAGCAACGATATATGAAAGTTCGAGCAACGATGCCTGCAATCTCTCCCGCGTACTATGCGCCTAACTACAATAACTTGCTGCACCATTCACCACTTTATAATGAAATTAATGCGCTCTCTCAAATATCAAACATTTTTGTCAAGAGTCTCTGCATATGGCTCCTGCAAGTTATAGGCCTCTTAAGCCTTATTGTTCTGTGCCTATGGCTGGCCTTACGACCCAAGAGCCCCTCCTACTCCATTGTGTTCATCTCCATAGGACAGCCCTCGAACTCAAATGAAAACAACACCATCTTTTACAACCTTGATATTGAAAACCCAAACAAAGACTCGAGCATTTACTATGACGACACAATATTAAGTTTCTTATATGGGGAGCAAGAGGATGATGTGGGGGAGACAACTATAGGCTCATTCCACCAAGGAACTGGCAACACCCGGGATGTATCCGATACAGTTAATGCCAAACCTCGACCATTCAAACCTCTCTTAAATGCCATCTCAAATGCAACCAGAGTTAAAAGTTGCTTTGATCACAAGATATCAATACAAGACATGGGGAATTAAGAGCAAGTTCCATGGGTTACACCTCAAAGGTATTCTACCAATTGATTCTGATGGGGAAGCTCTCACGTAAGAAGAAAAAGTACCCACGTAGCCGTAATTCCAACAAACTAGGAAGGTCCAAAATAAGGCACTGACCTAATCTCCTTCATTGGTTTTTTCCCCTCCCCGTCCTTTACTTTCCCTACAACACCTTGAAAGATTCTTGGTTCCACTGTACATGGGACATATCCTTGCTTCTACCCCTGGTGTAAGCAGAAACAAGAACAGGTTTAGTATCTGATGGTTCCTATGAATGTGGAACTAAAACATAGGGGGATAAGGGAGACCATTTGGCTTGGAATTGATGTGGTTTAAGAAAATTTCTTCCATATAGTAGAAGATTTACTCTAGAACGTAGTATGTGTAGGTGTGTTTAATGAAACAAAGAATTCAGTGCTTGTGCCTTTTTAAATCTCTTGTAATATGTATTCATGTAAAGGTGTGTTTAATGAAACAAAGAATTCAGTACTTGTGCTCACTACCTATTGATTTCAGTATTTAAGTTTTCGGTGTTAACCGCTTACAGTTCTCTACCGACAACAATCTATCAGAAATTACTGCACCAAGAGTTCTTCGTGAGACGAGTATTCAGACTCTACTAACTacatatcaaaatatattttgctgACTTCAAGGATCCCTTCTTACCAGAGCCTGGCATCTACTGGCAACTTGTCTCCGCCATTGGTGAATTGAAATCTGCAAAGCAGCAAATGAGGTAATTTATAAATACACCCAATAGGAAATATGCATGTCATATTGTCAACTTAAATAAAGCATGCTAAATCATTACAGCTGGAAAGCCACCATAGTCCCCAGGTTCTTTGATGTCCTTGGTTACACAACTTGCTGCAGCAAGCCGAACCTGCAAAAACTGCGTAATCAGATATTTTCTCCTAAACCCCAAATTCCTaatttctcaaaaataaaaacattacagCAGAAACCAAATATATAGTAGTCAAATAGTGTTGATTGATCAATATTTAGTCCAGAAAGCAAAGAATTTCAGGTTGTACTGACAGCATGAAGTTCCAACTTATGCCCCTCGCAGACTACTCAGATTAGAGAACAGGCATATATGACGGGATATAAAACATCAGATTAACCAACTTCAATTGGTGTATTCCCATTGTCTTTCAAGACTTTTTACTCTGTACCACTTTCCAAAACATATCTAGTTGATTGAGAATAGTATTGGTCTCAGAAAAACCACTTGAGTCAACTTATTCATTCACTAATCACTGATCAGTAATCCCAAGCCATCTTCAATGCACTAAGGCTATGAGAGGTTAACTTGTAAGATCAGGAAACAAATACATACCTTTGATATGATGGATACATGATCTCGTATTGCTACCCTTCCTCCCATAGTCACATAATCTCCTATGCTGAACACACCAGAGTACCAAAGATGTAACTCAGTAGAAATTCAAAAGCCTCGTCTAGAAATTTAGTTCAAATACAAATGAATTGAACCAGAAATGTGAAAACCAAAATTCACTATGCAGGAGAAAAATGAATGATGATATACGTTGCTGAACCTGCAATCCCAACTTGTCCACAAAGCAAACAATTCTTCCCAATTACTACATTATGGCCAATCTGCAGAACCAATCAGAACAAAcgaacaaatatttttcttttaattaataattgtgaAAAAGTTAAATGTTAACCTGAactaaattatctatttttgaaTTGTCCCCAATAACTGTATCTCGCCAGCTGAATAAACAAAGAGTGagtaaattagaaataaagcaagtgaaaaacaaaactataaaaaaaattaattttaaaacaagattcagctttaaaaaaatgataaaaccaCTAACCTGCCTCTGTCAATGCAGGTGTTAGCACCAATTTCCACATTGTTCCCTATTATTACATTTAACATCTGACAGATTTAAGCAACAAAAGCATTCTTATTATGTCTAGTACAACCTAAGGAAGGTGGGtgctaaaaaaggaaaaatctaGTCTATGAAAAGCACCTGTCAACATTACAGAGTTTAAAAACCATTCACAATAAGACACACAACCAACCTGAGGCTTCTTTATCATATTACCGTCACCATCCACGTAAAATCCAAATCCTGCATGTCATATACATCAATATTATTAGACAAAAACTGTTCTTTCAAAGAACATGTCCAGtgttaaataatttaacatcAGCTATTCAATAATAAGCATCATCTTGTGCAAAACGTTAAACGTCTCTGACTGACAGATATTATAATTGTTTCAGgcaatataataatttgtaaggTCTGTGCTAGACTATAAAACAAGCAAGGTTAAAAATCCAACTTTACCATCTTGACCAATGCAGACTCCATTGTggattacacatgaatcacctATACAGCAATTACTAAGTGCAACATTATACCTGGAAAAGTATAGTAGTATCAAAACCACATCAGTAGTACAGTACAAATTATTTTGCATCAGACATAACTCAAATAAGTGTTTGGACATAAGCATGCACATGAACCTCTGTAAAGGGACAGAAGATCCTTCCAATTTgagttataaatatataaccTAAACCCATTAATTCCAAATTACCATGTTGCACGCCTCAGCTTATACCTCTTACCTACCTCAGCATCAATGCATCATATTGGTATTTTTCAAAGTCAGCTTCTTCTACCTTCTATAATAGTAACATATAACACGTGCTTCCAGTGTAGAGTGCAAGCCTACCATGTAATAGCTAACAAAGCATTCAAGTATAAAAGCAATATTTAAGAGGAGTAACCAAGCCAAAATGACACCATTATGAAACAATGATATTGGTGGGAGAAAGTTGCATAACTTTGTTAGGGAGTGTACCCTATGTTTGTTGAATGAGCAATTGTAACAGAAGGGCCAACAATAGTTCCAGAACCTATACGAACATTTGGACCAACAATAGACTCTGAATGAACTACAGCGCCAACCTCTACGAGTGCTGTGGAGTCAATGGAAGCTGACTCGTGGAGAGTGCCACCTCCATTATGCCACTTGTGAAATTTATCAGCAACAGAACCATCCTCTAAGCTTGAAACGCAAGTCAACCGCAAAATGGAATCAACTATCTTAAAAGATGCAAGTATCTAGAATTAAGGGGAATGACGATTCACCTGAAAATGCGGAGAGATGACGAGGAGAAGGGAGAATATAGCGCAAGTTTGCATTTTGATTGAGATTGAAAAAAGGGGCTGAAGAGGAAGAAGCAAAGGCAAGTACCCTCCTTACAGTTACAGCCATAGTCATAGTCATCGGCACTTGGTTCTAGTTGTACACAAGACCAAAAGTAGTCACTGCCTAGATCGGGGCTCCGACCAACTTTGGTCTATATATACGGCAGATCTAATGGGCCACTGCCATTGTCTTGTCTTGGCCCATACATTTTTGGTGTTCGCCCACTTTTTTCAAGACCCCTCTCCACATTCACTCAAAATACTATAAAAACAACATCCCTCTCTAATTAGTAATTACTATATTAAACTTATTTGAAACTAATTCCCCCACtcaatggaaaaataaatttattttgataataacaaaacacatattaaagtattaaaatatatgcatttaaaacttataatattatatgtgtaataacaataattaaataaactatagtattaattaaaaaatataaaaggttttaaaaaattaatattactgttcaataatatttttagaagataaaaataatctatttaaatataattcaatcatatcaaattatatgagaaagtatttaataaataattgaacaaatatttaataaatacatcATTAATTAAGAATGCAAAAACTTagccacaaaataaaaaatttaaaaaaattgaaatccaaattaaatttaaagaataaaagtatattttaaaatacaaaaaatagttatattatttatttgtttcagtaacttttttttattttatgttatgaaagttataaaataattaattttaagatgcGTTGGGAAGTTAAcggatattttttataaaataaattatattttttaatgaattgggATTGGAAGAGAGAGATAAGTGAATAagctctctattttttttataaaaaaaaaagaatcttcctttaataatattaaaattctttttttttaatttttattttacaaaaataagttacttatatttataactttttatgaaAAGTGTGTAACTCAACTTCTTAAGGATAAAATAAGCTGAAAAATAGATTGACCTAACCTTACAAATTATTAAACTATATAAAGGAAGCtatgttataaaaatatgtgGTTTTTctggtaattttttaataatactacTAGCACGGAAGGAACATAGGAAATAAATTAGAACATTATAGCAGCCAATGATAGTCTTTCCCGGAGAACTATGTTCTGAAACCGATtgcaaattatttgtttttcctcCTCTCATCGTCAGTGACATCTCTTACTTATCTGTTATGCTTGGCATTAAAtgttatttgttttgtaaaacCGTCATTATCTGACACATTGGTTGAACCTTATTTTCCgggtcaagaaaaaaaattattcagttTTTTCATTTTGTCAATTCTAAACTCTAGATACTGTTTACTTAACATTTCAAACCCAGAGTACCTTAATTTCCTTGCTTACGTGGTATAATATtcaaacataacaatttatacagtAGGCACAAGCAGAAGTGTTTTCCtggaattataaattataatttggtTGAAGTCCAACCATGTGCCCTTGCCGTTAGTTATTTGGCTCTGATGAGTTTGAATTAATCAGCATCTTAGCAGCTTCTGGGAAATTGTAACCTCTTTTACTGAGCCGTTAATACTGAAAGAAGAAGTATTGAAATAGGACTGTCAACTTCCAAATCAGAAGGGGGGGGGAGGGGAAATGATTCATTCTCTAATGATTTCAAAACCCATTCAATTGCTCCTTCTTTGcacttttgctttattttcagACGTTGTATTTGCCGATCCACCGTATAATATTTGTTCCACAAGCATCAGTTATGCAAAAGACAGTTCCTTTGAAAACAATCTAACGAACCTCCTTTCCTCTTTATCCTCCAATGCTTCAATCTCCAAATTCTATAATACTTCTAATGGGATTGGCCCAGATAGAGTTTATGGCCTCTACATGTGCCTCGACTATATTACAAATGAATCTTGCAAGACATGCATCACGACAGCAACAGAGGACATTGTCAAACTCTGTCCTCTAGCCACAGAAGCAGTTGTATGGGAGGAGTTTTGTCTATTACGTTATTCCAACAGCAATTTCATTGGTAGTTTGAATGTCACAGGGAACATTGGCTTAGATAATAAACAGAATCTTTCAGAGCCAGAGAAATTTGAGTCTGCTGTGAATCAGACAATAAGTAATCTTACTAAGGTAGCATCTTTTGGTGTTTCGGCAAACATGTATGCTACTGGAGAAGTCCCCTTTGAAGATGAAACAATATATGCCTTAGTGCAGTGCACCAGAGATTTAATTGCCAGTGATTGTAGTAGGTGCCTGCAAAGTGCCATTGGAGATATACCAGGTTGCTGCTATGCCTCCATTGGGGGTAGAGTTCTGAGCCGTAGCTGTTATTTGAGGTATGAATTTTATGCCTTTTATCATGGTGCAACAGGACCCACGAATTCTACAACTggcaaaaaagaaagcaaaagtaAGCAGTTCAACTCGCTCTCTAGTTTTAACCAATGGTCTTAAACATATTATAAACCACAATCTTTCAATGATGAATTGGATTGATTGATTCTGCAGATAATTCAAGCAAACTATGGATGATTACAGGAATTATAGTCGTGGTAGGCTTGGTGATAGTATTTGTCATTTTCGGACTGTACCTTGTCGGGATTAAAAGAAAACGGCAGAGTAAGTTGTTCTAAGAAGGTGTGTTTATATTTGtgaattattttcttctcctaactCGTCTGGTTCTTGTCTTTAGGTAAGAATGGAATAGACAATCATCAAATCAGTCTTGGATCTCTTCGCGTGGCTACCAATAATTTTTCTGATTTGAATAAGCTCGGACAAGGTGGCTTTGGCCCTGTTTACAAGGTATATAGAATTCAAGTTTATGCAAGGTTCATCCCTTCTTTCTTGAATATTTATCACAGGAAAGTTCAtacagatttttattttttttcatgttaggGGAAACTTAGAGATGGCCAAGAGGTTGCAATCAAGAGGCTCTCAACTTGCTCTGAACAAGGCTCAGAGGAATTCATAAACGAGGTTCTTCTGATAATGCAACTTCAACACAAAAATCTTGTAAAGCTTCTTGGATTTTGTGTAGATGGAGAAGAGAAGCTTCTTGTGTATGAATTTTTACCCAATGGCAGTCTTGATGTGGTACTCTTCGGTACGTATATTCTTTCACTCCTTCAAGGATGGAGCAACCATTTACATTTCAACAATGATAGAATAGgctgattcacttgattgtaaCATTCATTTTACTATTTGTGGGGTACTgcatatttacatttttattgatATGGAATATGGATAGATCCAAAACAACGTGAAAGACTAGATTGGACTAAACGCCTGGATATAATAAATGGAATAGCAAGGGGGATACTTTATCTTCATGAAGATTCTCGACTGAAAATAATTCATAGAGACCTAAAAGCAAGTAATGTATTGTTGGACTATGACATGAATCCAAAGATCTCAGACTTTGGAATGGCAAGGATATTTGCAGGAAGTGAAGGTGAAGCTAACACTGCTACAATAGTTGGCACATAGTAAGAAGCACTTTGTTCCTAGCATTAACGTTTCCCCTTTACATATATTCACTTGCTTAACCGTAGTTCTATTCTATTTACCAATCTGCAGTGGTTATATGGCTCCAGAGTATGCAATGGAGGGATTATATTCCATAAAGTCTGATGTTTTTGGGTTTGGTGTACTATTGCTGGAGATAATTACAGGGAAACGTAACGCGGGTTTCTATCACTCTAACAAGACTCCAAGCCTTCTATCATATGTATGTGAATATGTGTCAGCTTCTGAACTTACTAAATGTGTGGTGTGAGTATTAATTCATAAATCACTTTGCAGGCATGGCATCTATGGAATGAAGGAAAGGGGTTGGAACTAATTGATCCCATGTCAGTTGATTCATGCCCCGGAGATGAGTTTTTGAGATACATGCATATTGGATTGCTATGTGTTCAAGAAGATGCATATGATAGGCCAACCATGTCTTCAGTTGTTTTGATGTTGAAGAACGAATCAGCAACGCTAGGCCAACCAGAACGACCACCTTTCTCTCTTGGCAGATTCAATGCTAATGAGCCAGATTGCCAAGACTGCTCACTCAATTTCTTGACTCTGTCAGATATAGTGCCCCAGTGAATGCAACTAAAACCTCCCTCCGGAGCACCAATTTTATGTTCGTTTTTTTTAGGATTTACTTGTAAAATAAgtgttcatatttttatttatatatagttaatGTGGGCACCTAGTTATGCTTAAGAGATAACACTTCTctacatacatatttatatatctttatactggtattatatttattcttaGGTATTCTCCTTCTAAAGTAATTATGTccgattaaatttaaatacatttctcaacaaaaagatttaaattttgatttgtgtCTCTTTCACGGAACTCAATCTGATTggcactattttttatttcacacTTATCATTCCAAGTTATTACATTCTTTGTCAAGTTGCAAAATAACATACCATAATGATTGGTTGTAACTTGGTCTATACAAGTTTAATTAACAAAggagacaaaatttgaaagAGGGGGTGAGGAAAAACAGGTtgtcattttttaaacttatgaaTATCGTGTTAATTTTAACAAGAGAATTGGTCAGACTGTAGAGGTTCTCAAACAAAAATTCCATGATGGATAGCTAGAAAACATAAGCAGGCCAAGCCAGAAGTTCTGTAAATTTTTCCATCACTAagtattcaaaaataaaaaggattttgttaaaaaaaaaattaaccaaaggatTTTGTTAACTGTTAATTaaagattcaaaaaataaaaaggctttattaaaatatataatatttaatgttattgatatattttcataataatatttagtaaaaaatatatattagtgtaTAATCATTACTTTAATGGAAAAATTCCAATACGTCATAAATAACCACACAAGGTGAGATAAGATTTTGTACTATCAGTACTCTTAAGAAAATATGAATTGCATTGGATTGTCATTAAAGTCATCATTTATATTTCACATTGCTAAGAAACTTTGACTGAatggttataaattataataaccgGCTGGCGTAATCAGCTTAGAGACTTATCTCTGCtagtttttttaagaataaacttAAGGCTCAACGAAATCTAAGGGATTTTTCAATTGATGATTTTATTTCAGTAAATACTCCATCTTTCCTTTTATTCGCCACTAAATGTTGTGACATAAAGATtaagaaatagaaataatattttaattttataaaaattcttaactaatttcttattatatctttattaattattttttcaaatcacACACATTAATTAAGTGTTAAATATAGAATTGAAAAAACATGTAATTATTTGCTGATATTGTAAAATCAcaatcaaaatgataaaaaaaatatattctaaaacaTCAATCAAAAGATAACTGAGGAAAAGTCATATACATGAAGGTTCAACTTACTTCATGATATCTtttcgaaagaaaaaaaaaaaaaaaacttacttcTTAATAATCGGATGTAATGTTAGTACGTTGCATTGGtgtaattaatcataaaaaagtattatttgaatGTGTAAATAAATGTGAAGAAAAAAGGTTTTGTTAGTTTATATTTAATGATTCGttgcaaataatat contains:
- the LOC100816896 gene encoding probable UDP-3-O-acylglucosamine N-acyltransferase 2, mitochondrial isoform X1, whose translation is MTMTMAVTVRRVLAFASSSSAPFFNLNQNANLRYILPSPRHLSAFSEDGSVADKFHKWHNGGGTLHESASIDSTALVEVGAVVHSESIVGPNVRIGSGTIVGPSVTIAHSTNIGYNVALSNCCIGDSCVIHNGVCIGQDGFGFYVDGDGNMIKKPQMLNVIIGNNVEIGANTCIDRGSWRDTVIGDNSKIDNLVQIGHNVVIGKNCLLCGQVGIAGSATIGDYVTMGGRVAIRDHVSIISKVRLAAASCVTKDIKEPGDYGGFPAISIHQWRRQVASRCQALVRRDP
- the LOC121175212 gene encoding NDR1/HIN1-like protein 2, producing the protein MKVRATMPAISPAYYAPNYNNLLHHSPLYNEINALSQISNIFVKSLCIWLLQVIGLLSLIVLCLWLALRPKSPSYSIVFISIGQPSNSNENNTIFYNLDIENPNKDSSIYYDDTILSFLYGEQEDDVGETTIGSFHQGTGNTRDVSDTVNAKPRPFKPLLNAISNATRVKSCFDHKISIQDMGN
- the LOC100816896 gene encoding probable UDP-3-O-acylglucosamine N-acyltransferase 2, mitochondrial isoform X2 → MTMTMAVTVRRVLAFASSSSAPFFNLNQNANLRYILPSPRHLSAFSEDGSVADKFHKWHNGGGTLHESASIDSTALVEVGAVVHSESIVGPNVRIGSGTIVGPSVTIAHSTNIGYNVALSNCCIGDSCVIHNGVCIGQDGFGFYVDGDGNMIKKPQMLNVIIGNNVEIGANTCIDRGSWRDTVIGDNSKIDNLVQIGHNVVIGKNCLLCGQVGIAGSATIGDYVTMGGRVAIRDHVSIISKVRLAAASCVTKDIKEPGDYGGFPAISIHQWRRQVASRCQALG
- the CRK3 gene encoding cysteine-rich receptor-like protein kinase 10, with translation MIHSLMISKPIQLLLLCTFALFSDVVFADPPYNICSTSISYAKDSSFENNLTNLLSSLSSNASISKFYNTSNGIGPDRVYGLYMCLDYITNESCKTCITTATEDIVKLCPLATEAVVWEEFCLLRYSNSNFIGSLNVTGNIGLDNKQNLSEPEKFESAVNQTISNLTKVASFGVSANMYATGEVPFEDETIYALVQCTRDLIASDCSRCLQSAIGDIPGCCYASIGGRVLSRSCYLRYEFYAFYHGATGPTNSTTGKKESKNNSSKLWMITGIIVVVGLVIVFVIFGLYLVGIKRKRQSKNGIDNHQISLGSLRVATNNFSDLNKLGQGGFGPVYKGKLRDGQEVAIKRLSTCSEQGSEEFINEVLLIMQLQHKNLVKLLGFCVDGEEKLLVYEFLPNGSLDVVLFDPKQRERLDWTKRLDIINGIARGILYLHEDSRLKIIHRDLKASNVLLDYDMNPKISDFGMARIFAGSEGEANTATIVGTYGYMAPEYAMEGLYSIKSDVFGFGVLLLEIITGKRNAGFYHSNKTPSLLSYAWHLWNEGKGLELIDPMSVDSCPGDEFLRYMHIGLLCVQEDAYDRPTMSSVVLMLKNESATLGQPERPPFSLGRFNANEPDCQDCSLNFLTLSDIVPQ